Proteins encoded by one window of Bacteroidia bacterium:
- a CDS encoding DDE transposase family protein, with protein sequence MSGRRSNDSKRILAEKLFTSGNYLQKEVATLVGITDKTMGEWVKKYGWKDRRASYTSTRENQIHMLLMQINNIQEQILERDQKERFATSKESDQLAKLSTTMKNMEVELGISDMISCGIRFIDYCKTIDFAMGKEVGLMFDGFLNTLLRK encoded by the coding sequence ATGAGCGGAAGACGGAGCAATGACTCCAAACGTATTTTAGCGGAAAAACTTTTCACCTCCGGCAATTACCTGCAGAAAGAGGTTGCCACATTAGTGGGTATTACCGATAAAACCATGGGCGAATGGGTAAAGAAGTATGGCTGGAAAGACCGAAGAGCCTCCTACACCAGCACCCGCGAAAATCAGATACACATGCTGCTGATGCAGATTAACAACATCCAGGAGCAGATTCTCGAACGCGACCAAAAAGAAAGATTTGCCACATCAAAAGAAAGTGATCAGTTGGCAAAGCTCTCTACTACCATGAAGAATATGGAAGTGGAACTTGGCATCAGCGACATGATAAGCTGCGGCATCAGATTCATTGACTATTGCAAAACTATTGACTTTGCAATGGGTAAAGAAGTTGGTTTAATGTTTGACGGATTCCTAAATACACTACTGCGTAAATGA
- a CDS encoding DNA adenine methylase, with amino-acid sequence MKTPITYYGGKQKLVNEILPMIPKHVTYTEPFVGGGAVFFAKPKSEVEVINDTNKSLITFYRVAQTDFTSLEKEVRITLHSRRAHEDAKIIYQAPHLFNEVKQAWAVWTLSTQSFSSMLDGTWGYDIKRRTTSKKIMNKRDSFTEEYAIRLQDVQIECTDALRIIETRDSETTFHYIDPPYVNSHCGHYDGYSWEDYEMLLKKLTAVKGKFLLSSYPSEVLDKYAKKNKWQQKQIQMEVTVANNTGNRKQKTEVLTANYTII; translated from the coding sequence ATGAAAACACCTATTACCTATTACGGAGGCAAGCAGAAGTTAGTAAACGAAATTCTGCCCATGATACCCAAGCACGTTACCTACACCGAACCCTTCGTGGGTGGCGGTGCGGTTTTCTTTGCAAAGCCCAAATCGGAAGTGGAGGTGATTAACGACACCAACAAATCATTAATCACATTTTACCGCGTGGCGCAAACGGATTTTACTTCGCTTGAAAAGGAAGTGCGGATAACCTTGCACAGCCGCAGGGCGCATGAAGACGCTAAAATTATTTATCAGGCTCCGCATTTGTTTAACGAAGTCAAACAGGCATGGGCGGTGTGGACGCTAAGTACGCAAAGCTTTAGCTCCATGCTTGATGGTACATGGGGCTACGATATAAAAAGGCGCACCACCAGTAAAAAAATAATGAACAAGCGCGACAGCTTTACCGAAGAGTACGCCATTCGCTTACAGGATGTGCAGATTGAATGCACGGACGCACTCCGCATTATTGAAACACGCGACAGCGAAACCACCTTCCATTACATTGACCCGCCTTATGTGAACAGTCACTGCGGACACTATGACGGTTACTCATGGGAAGATTACGAAATGCTGTTAAAAAAGCTGACTGCCGTTAAAGGCAAATTCTTACTCAGCAGCTATCCGAGTGAAGTCTTAGACAAGTATGCTAAGAAAAACAAGTGGCAGCAAAAACAAATTCAAATGGAAGTAACCGTGGCCAACAATACAGGCAACCGTAAACAAAAAACAGAAGTTCTAACAGCTAATTATACCATTATATAA
- a CDS encoding phage protein Gp36 family protein, giving the protein MAFIDKTDLLNYVRQNKLDDITDFDDTKLDAACEDMEEYVKGYLSARYDVDAIFTATGTARNPVIKMYMCDLVLYHLHKLINWRKIPEFRKERYQEAKEWLQDVQAGLINPPTLLLPTDGSLDYIIFGGNPKLGNNY; this is encoded by the coding sequence ATGGCTTTTATAGACAAAACCGATTTACTCAATTATGTGCGCCAAAACAAATTAGACGACATCACCGACTTTGATGATACCAAATTAGATGCCGCCTGCGAAGACATGGAGGAGTACGTGAAGGGCTACCTGTCGGCACGGTACGATGTGGATGCCATATTTACCGCCACCGGCACGGCCCGCAATCCGGTAATCAAAATGTATATGTGCGACCTTGTGCTGTACCACCTGCACAAGCTGATTAACTGGCGCAAGATACCGGAGTTCCGAAAGGAACGCTATCAGGAAGCTAAGGAATGGTTGCAGGATGTGCAGGCAGGATTGATTAATCCGCCCACGCTGCTGCTGCCCACCGATGGCAGCCTTGATTACATCATATTTGGAGGAAACCCTAAACTTGGCAATAACTACTGA
- a CDS encoding DUF935 family protein, with amino-acid sequence MAKNDKKNISKNTQQVERQAVYQLTVNPVRMAVNDIAKWKLAIDQARDPNFPRRRLLYELYDQIILDGHLSSVIEKRKLSLLNKRVHYSDKSASGEVKPNEEVTDGIINTTWFRDLMDYSLDADNYGHSLCEFIMEGGMITKVELFNRANVIPEIGLLCWNYYTMPAISINGKAFRDNIPVAVNDSVGIFYRDNQKHSPYLIEFGKAKSYGRLMVAAQYVILKRNGIGQWAQFTEIFGQPFRVGEYDPYDGSARKLLEDGLDNMGAAGSAVIPKGTMLNFHDHNGSGKSEVFKDLIDACNGELSKIFLGNTMTTEDGSSLSQSQTHKESEDELKVSDMIKAEQTLNFIVKPKLQELTGIRLDKGNFSYPQSSEIPLEQRILIDSKLTELIPISEEYFYATYGVDKPKPGEIPVRASSRFSLPPDDEEEEENKDESQKSKEKGEEKKSEEEKPNEEFSDDAEKKKTKLTQKLTALYGTSVKHYNGKKLVLSAKDKSKLDEIWERIAQAMHQGKLRKNYVDPELVAFIRRKLMQSVQTGYGGNISSYGDGTPDKVMLENLAEDVKVFSGFKTFQELREATDLLTDNDGKLREFADFKKDVLNVNAKYNEHWLETEYNFAIASSQSASNWVNYQESKHIIPNLTYRTAGDDRVREEHAVLDGITRPIDDSFWNTYYPPNDWGCRCDVDQTDEEEVTDIADMSLKEPPEMFRVNTAKEGVVFPKNHPYYETNRSERKAIREQLDDMED; translated from the coding sequence ATGGCGAAAAACGATAAAAAAAACATCAGCAAAAACACCCAACAGGTGGAAAGGCAGGCAGTATATCAGCTTACCGTAAACCCGGTGCGCATGGCGGTAAACGATATTGCCAAATGGAAGCTGGCCATTGATCAGGCACGTGACCCTAACTTTCCCAGAAGAAGGCTGCTGTACGAGCTGTACGACCAGATAATATTGGACGGACACCTGTCGTCAGTAATCGAAAAGCGCAAGTTGTCGCTGCTTAATAAGCGCGTTCATTACAGCGATAAGTCGGCAAGCGGAGAGGTGAAGCCCAACGAAGAGGTAACTGACGGCATCATCAACACCACATGGTTCAGAGACCTTATGGATTATAGCCTTGATGCCGACAACTACGGTCACTCGCTCTGTGAGTTCATTATGGAAGGCGGCATGATAACAAAGGTGGAATTGTTTAACCGGGCCAACGTAATTCCTGAAATAGGACTGCTATGCTGGAACTACTATACCATGCCTGCCATAAGCATCAACGGAAAAGCCTTCCGCGATAATATTCCCGTTGCTGTTAACGACAGTGTCGGCATTTTTTACCGCGACAATCAAAAACACAGCCCCTATCTGATTGAGTTTGGCAAAGCCAAAAGCTACGGACGGCTGATGGTAGCAGCACAATATGTCATATTAAAACGTAACGGAATTGGGCAGTGGGCACAGTTTACCGAAATATTCGGACAACCCTTCCGTGTTGGCGAATACGACCCCTACGATGGCTCGGCACGCAAGCTGCTGGAAGACGGCCTGGACAACATGGGCGCGGCCGGATCGGCGGTGATACCCAAAGGCACGATGCTTAATTTTCATGACCATAACGGCAGTGGAAAATCAGAAGTATTTAAGGACCTGATTGATGCTTGCAATGGCGAATTGAGTAAAATATTTCTCGGCAACACCATGACTACCGAAGACGGCAGCAGCCTGAGCCAAAGCCAAACACACAAAGAGTCGGAAGACGAGCTGAAGGTTTCTGATATGATTAAGGCCGAGCAAACGCTTAACTTTATTGTGAAACCGAAACTGCAGGAGCTTACAGGCATCAGGCTTGACAAGGGTAATTTCAGTTATCCGCAGTCGAGCGAAATCCCGCTTGAACAACGCATACTTATAGACTCCAAACTGACGGAATTAATTCCGATAAGCGAAGAGTATTTTTACGCAACATACGGAGTGGATAAACCTAAGCCGGGCGAGATTCCCGTAAGAGCCTCGTCCCGGTTTTCGCTCCCTCCGGATGATGAGGAAGAAGAAGAGAATAAGGACGAAAGTCAAAAGTCAAAAGAGAAGGGAGAAGAAAAAAAGTCGGAAGAGGAAAAACCAAACGAGGAGTTTAGCGATGATGCCGAAAAAAAAAAGACTAAGCTGACGCAGAAGCTGACCGCCCTGTACGGCACTTCCGTTAAGCACTATAATGGAAAAAAACTTGTGCTTTCTGCCAAAGATAAATCCAAGCTTGATGAGATATGGGAGCGCATTGCACAAGCCATGCACCAGGGCAAGCTGCGCAAAAATTATGTGGACCCTGAGTTAGTTGCCTTTATTCGCAGAAAGCTGATGCAGAGTGTGCAGACCGGTTACGGAGGCAATATAAGCAGCTATGGCGATGGCACGCCTGACAAGGTAATGCTTGAAAACCTGGCAGAAGATGTAAAGGTGTTTAGTGGCTTTAAAACGTTTCAGGAACTACGCGAAGCAACCGACCTGCTTACCGACAACGATGGTAAGCTGCGCGAGTTTGCCGACTTTAAAAAAGATGTGCTGAATGTGAATGCAAAATATAATGAGCATTGGCTGGAAACGGAATACAACTTCGCCATTGCATCATCACAATCGGCAAGCAACTGGGTGAACTATCAGGAAAGCAAACACATTATCCCCAACCTCACCTATCGCACCGCAGGTGATGACCGCGTGCGTGAAGAACATGCAGTGCTTGACGGTATCACGCGCCCCATTGACGATTCGTTTTGGAATACCTATTATCCACCAAACGATTGGGGTTGCCGGTGCGATGTTGACCAGACGGACGAGGAGGAAGTAACGGACATTGCCGATATGAGCCTGAAAGAGCCGCCTGAAATGTTCAGGGTTAACACTGCTAAGGAAGGCGTGGTGTTTCCGAAAAACCACCCCTACTATGAAACCAACCGCAGCGAACGCAAAGCAATACGTGAACAACTTGATGATATGGAGGACTGA
- a CDS encoding zinc ribbon domain-containing protein, with protein MALINCPECGKEVSDKATVCPSCAFPLVKQQQHVVTSTAAEQTLAFPDLPADLNIGKQITNWGQDSYFKGDYLRDENVIGNLDSGKINVMLHTHGITLSTSLTHRVEIHNAQIISLNVKTRGELVSADKSVIGRAVVGGLVFGGVGAIVGGLSGINKSEKITDKTYLIINYWDVKTHSPQTILIGGDKKLITNFINRYQKESALNESGRTAEKEKNTAGKVMMIILLLVAVFIVYLIFN; from the coding sequence ATGGCACTCATTAACTGTCCCGAATGCGGCAAAGAAGTAAGCGATAAAGCTACCGTTTGCCCCTCTTGCGCCTTTCCGCTTGTAAAACAACAGCAGCATGTTGTTACCTCTACCGCAGCCGAACAAACGCTCGCCTTTCCCGACTTGCCTGCTGATTTGAATATTGGAAAGCAAATAACTAATTGGGGGCAGGACTCATACTTTAAAGGCGATTATCTGAGAGATGAAAATGTAATTGGCAATTTGGATTCGGGAAAAATAAATGTAATGCTGCACACGCATGGCATTACGCTGTCCACGTCATTAACTCATAGAGTAGAAATACACAATGCACAAATCATTTCACTCAATGTGAAAACTCGTGGCGAATTGGTATCTGCCGATAAATCCGTAATAGGCAGGGCAGTTGTTGGTGGACTTGTATTCGGAGGTGTTGGAGCTATCGTTGGCGGTTTGTCTGGCATAAATAAATCCGAAAAAATTACAGACAAAACATATCTTATCATAAACTATTGGGATGTGAAAACTCACTCGCCACAAACAATACTTATCGGTGGAGATAAAAAATTAATCACAAATTTTATTAATCGCTATCAGAAAGAATCAGCCTTAAATGAATCAGGACGCACTGCCGAAAAAGAAAAAAACACAGCAGGAAAAGTTATGATGATTATACTGCTGCTGGTTGCGGTTTTTATAGTGTATTTGATTTTCAATTAA